In Fusarium oxysporum f. sp. lycopersici 4287 chromosome 4, whole genome shotgun sequence, a genomic segment contains:
- a CDS encoding aldehyde dehydrogenase (NAD+): MASTTSITLPNGKKYDQPTGLFINNEYVAASGDEFTVTNPVTEEEVIKLKGASKEDVDKAVQAARKAFEGEWSELAAVDRGAFLYKLADLIDRDRELIAAIDAFDNGKPFSACLAGDLDESYNVFRYYAGAADKISGKTIETSPAKLAYVLQEPLGVCGQIIPWNFPFMMLAWKVAPALACGNTVILKPAEQTPLSALYFGNLVKEAGLPAGVVNVLPGLGPQTGKAIAGHMDIDKVAFTGSTNTGRAIMKDAANNLKNITLECGGKSPSIVFADAELEQAVKWCHFGIMDNKGEVCTSTSRIYVHEDIYDKFLEKFVAVTKENDKLGSPFEEATVQGPQVSKTQFDRVISYIEEGRKSGARLLYGGSKHGDKGYYLQPTVFADTTEDMKIMKEEIFGPVVSIAKFSTDEEAIAKANDTSYGLAAALFTEKISRAHKVARKLQAGMVWINSSGDSHFGIPFGGYKSSGIGRELGQYALDAYTQSKAIHVNLGFEL, translated from the exons ATGGCATCAACTACTTCAATCACATTGCCCAACGGCAAGAAGTACGACCAACCAACAggtctcttcatcaacaacgagtATGTCGCTGCTTCAGGCGACGAGTTCACAGTGACAAACCCAGT caccgaggaagaagtcatcaagctcaagggaGCTTCAAAAGAAGACGTCGACAAGGCCGTCCAAGCTGCGCGCAAAGCTTTCGAGGGTGAATGGTCAGAGCTCGCTGCTGTAGACCGTGGCGCATTCCTCTACAAGCTTGCTGATCTCATTGATCGCGATCGCGAGCTCATCGCTGCTATTGACGCCTTTGACAATGGCAAG CCTTTCAGCGCTTGTCTCGCTGGCGATCTCGACGAGTCGTACAATGTCTTCCGTTACTACGCTGGTGCCGCCGACAAGATCAGCGGCAAGACAATTGAGACATCTCCCGCTAAGCTCGCATACGTACTCCAGGAGCCTCTTGGTGTCTGCGGACAGATTATCCCGTGGAACTTCCCTTTCATGATGCTCGCTTGGAAGGTCGCGCCAGCCCTGGCATGCGGCAACACCGTCATCCTCAAGCCCGCCGAGCAGACACCTCTGTCCGCTTTATACTTCGGTAACCTTGTCAAGGAAGCTGGTCTCCctgctggtgttgtcaaTGTCCTACCGGGTCTCGGTCCCCAGACTGGAAAGGCTATCGCTGGACACATGGACATTGACAAGGTTGCGTTTACAGGCAGCACCAATACTGGTAGGGCTATCATGAAGGATGCTGCGAATAACCTGAAGAACATCACGCTTGAGTGTGGTGGTAAGAGTCCTTCAATTGTCTTTGCGGATGCAGAGCTGGAGCAGGCTGTTAAGTGGTGCCACTTCGGCATCATGGATAACAAGGGAGAG GTTTGTACATCCACCTCGAGAATCTACGTGCACGAGGACATCTACGACAAGTTCCTCGAGAAGTTCGTCGCGGTCACAAAGGAGAATGACAAGCTCGGCTCTCCCTTCGAAGAGGCAACAGTCCAAGGTCCTCAGGTCTCCAAGACCCAATTCGATCGAGTCATCTCATATATTGAGGAGGGGCGTAAGTCTGGTGCTAGACTGCTTTACGGTGGAAGCAAGCACGGTGACAAGGGTTACTACCTCCAGCCCACAGTCTTTGCAGAC ACCACTGAGGATATGAAGATTATGAAAGAGGAGATCTTTGGCCCAGTCGTatccatcgccaagttcTCAACAGACGAGGAAGCTATCGCCAAAGCCAATGATACATCCTACGGTCTTGCAGCCGCTCTATTCACAGAGAAGATCTCAAGGGCACATAAGGTCGCTCGCAAACTTCAGGCTGGCATGGTCTGGATCAACTCATCTGGCGATTCACACTTTGGTATTCCTTTTGGTGGGTACAAATCTTCTGGAATTGGGCGTGAATTGGGACAGTATGCGCTGGATGCGTATACTCAGTCCAAGGCTATTCACGTCAACCTGGGATTTGAGCTGTAG
- a CDS encoding hypothetical protein (At least one base has a quality score < 10) — MSGAEAALPIVLEVLGVGKALVDIRLSAGDLKQDAQACARLAEQTMHDLQYAKKLRTSHFILASEHDDTLVWINGTIHRIEVALEEYQKNVPKEDVKNATLRALVRKMQDQKKWEEWGKALGASHSSLMATINVMHHMKPRNAAEVGKEKKDPTRACSMPLRSLKPKTNELP, encoded by the coding sequence ATGTCAGGAGCTGAGGCCGCGCTTCCCATCGTCTTGGAGGTGTTGGGGGTGGGCAAAGCTCTGGTAGACATTAGGCTCTCTGCTGGTGACTTGAAGCAGGATGCTCAGGCGTGCGCAAGACTGGCCGAGCAAACCATGCACGACCTCCAATAtgccaagaagctgaggacTTCTCATTTCATTTTGGCTTCCGAGCACGATGACACTCTGGTCTGGATCAACGGCACAATCCACAGAATAGAAGTGGCCCTCGAGGAATACCAGAAGAATGTCCCCAAGGAAGACGTCAAAAACGCAACTCTGCGCGCCCTCGTACGAAAGATGCAGGATCAGAAAAAGTGGGAAGAATGGGGTAAGGCTCTTGGAGCCAGCCATTCTTCTCTCATGGCCACGATCAATGTCATGCACCACATGAAGCCGAGAAACGCGGCGGAGGTGGgcaaggaaaagaaagatcCGACACGGGCTTGTAGCATGCCTCTCAGAAGCTTGAAGCCCAAAACGAATGAGCTCCCATGA